In a single window of the Acetivibrio clariflavus DSM 19732 genome:
- the spo0A gene encoding sporulation transcription factor Spo0A: MKEKISILIADDNMEFVELLKEYMEQYEDLDVVGTAKDGLQAIEMIKSLKPDVVVLDIIMPNIDGIGVLEKLETHKMERKPIFIMLSAIGQDMFIQKAVSLGAEYYIIKPFDVEVLVTRIRQLYEEKYLSAFSNRAVSKNTEFSNAEALDRTYDIEVEVTNLMHDIGIPPHMAGYQYLREAIVLTVKNSKMYSSITKSLYPAVAEKFNTTAQKVERAIRNAIESAWSRGNLDTIDSLFGYTINYTKGKPTNSECIAMMADKIRISMGIR; the protein is encoded by the coding sequence ATGAAAGAAAAGATTTCGATTTTAATTGCTGACGACAATATGGAATTTGTGGAGTTGCTAAAAGAATATATGGAGCAATATGAAGATTTAGATGTTGTAGGAACTGCAAAAGACGGGTTGCAGGCAATAGAAATGATTAAATCGTTAAAACCTGATGTTGTTGTGCTTGATATTATTATGCCGAATATTGACGGTATAGGAGTTCTTGAAAAGCTCGAGACACACAAAATGGAACGAAAGCCTATTTTTATCATGTTGTCAGCAATTGGTCAGGATATGTTTATCCAAAAAGCAGTATCTTTAGGTGCAGAGTATTACATAATAAAACCTTTTGACGTTGAAGTTTTAGTGACAAGGATTAGGCAGTTATACGAAGAAAAGTATCTTTCAGCTTTTTCTAACAGAGCGGTAAGTAAGAACACTGAATTTTCAAATGCTGAAGCTTTAGACCGTACATACGATATAGAAGTGGAAGTCACAAATCTGATGCATGATATTGGGATACCACCGCATATGGCTGGTTATCAGTATCTTCGTGAGGCAATTGTGCTTACAGTAAAAAATTCAAAAATGTACAGCTCAATAACAAAAAGTTTGTACCCAGCTGTGGCAGAGAAGTTTAATACTACTGCTCAGAAAGTGGAAAGAGCAATAAGGAATGCTATCGAAAGTGCATGGTCTAGAGGAAATCTTGACACAATTGATTCTTTATTCGGATATACTATAAATTATACTAAGGGTAAACCTACAAATTCAGAATGTATAGCAATGATGGCAGATAAAATTAGAATTTCCATGGGGATAAGGTGA
- the aroA gene encoding 3-phosphoshikimate 1-carboxyvinyltransferase, which produces MILKVKKSKVSGKVRIPGSKSHTIRALFLASLAEGKSIIRDPLISNDALSAVEVCKALGAKIDFVDNNFIVDGFSGGPCTPSDVINVGNSGTTLRIGVTLAALGEGYSIFTGDYQVRRRPLAPLIKAINNLGAEAFSTNSNGTAPVVIRGKLKGGKTDLDSVTSQFLSSLLISSPMAENDTEIVVTRLNEIPYVDITTWWLDKQGIKYENHQYKSFYIKGNQKYKSFDVTIPGDFSSATFFAVLAAISGEEFILENLDVTDPQGDKAVFSILEDMGAKVTRLKDKIIIKGNGLCGRDIDMNAIPDALPAMAVAGCFAKGETRLLNVPQARLKETDRIHVMCEQLGKMGADIQELEDGLIIRESKLKGCKVNGYDDHRIVMALAVAGLNSEGETLIDSAEAINVTFPEFVKYMNECGGDMEIY; this is translated from the coding sequence ATGATATTAAAGGTTAAAAAATCAAAAGTAAGCGGTAAAGTAAGAATTCCAGGGTCTAAATCTCATACAATAAGAGCTCTTTTTTTAGCCAGTCTTGCTGAAGGTAAATCAATAATACGAGACCCACTTATTTCGAATGATGCGCTTTCTGCAGTTGAGGTATGTAAAGCATTAGGTGCAAAAATAGATTTTGTTGATAACAATTTTATTGTAGACGGTTTTAGCGGAGGTCCTTGTACTCCTTCCGATGTTATAAATGTCGGCAATTCCGGTACTACTTTAAGAATTGGAGTTACCTTGGCTGCGCTTGGAGAAGGATATTCTATTTTTACCGGCGATTATCAGGTACGGAGAAGACCTCTGGCTCCTCTTATAAAGGCAATAAATAATCTTGGAGCTGAAGCTTTTTCAACCAATAGCAATGGGACTGCACCAGTTGTGATCAGAGGGAAGTTGAAAGGCGGTAAAACAGATTTGGATTCTGTTACTTCTCAATTTCTTTCTTCTCTTTTGATTAGTTCTCCTATGGCTGAGAATGATACTGAGATAGTAGTTACTCGTCTTAATGAAATACCTTATGTGGATATAACAACTTGGTGGTTGGATAAGCAAGGTATAAAATATGAGAACCACCAGTATAAGTCTTTTTATATAAAAGGAAATCAAAAGTATAAATCCTTTGACGTTACCATTCCCGGAGACTTTTCATCTGCAACTTTCTTTGCAGTTTTAGCAGCCATATCGGGGGAAGAATTTATATTGGAAAATCTGGATGTTACAGATCCTCAAGGAGATAAAGCAGTTTTCTCAATACTGGAAGATATGGGGGCAAAAGTAACGAGACTGAAAGATAAGATTATAATTAAGGGAAATGGGCTTTGCGGAAGGGATATAGATATGAATGCTATTCCGGATGCTTTGCCAGCTATGGCAGTTGCCGGATGCTTTGCCAAAGGCGAGACAAGGTTATTGAATGTTCCTCAAGCAAGGCTAAAGGAAACCGACAGAATACATGTTATGTGTGAACAGCTTGGAAAAATGGGGGCAGATATTCAAGAATTAGAGGACGGACTGATTATACGTGAAAGTAAACTTAAGGGATGCAAAGTTAACGGCTATGATGATCATCGCATAGTTATGGCTTTAGCTGTTGCAGGATTAAATAGTGAAGGAGAAACTCTTATAGACTCAGCAGAAGCAATCAATGTGACTTTTCCTGAGTTTGTTAAGTATATGAATGAGTGTGGAGGAGATATGGAGATTTATTGA
- a CDS encoding response regulator — MDGTILLIDYSEYEREKIKITFDNFGEFQFIEVENINKYKQISENLPDLSLIIIDISFPSEREGFEVISSLRKNSSTANTPIIIVTKSDNIQYKDHALKFNVSDFIIKPYPPKRLENSIKSTLKIDNKFRYNLGSVNVITMSVEDYIAKEFKIASRANQSLSIVFITHIDINKPSSEDPRIISSEQKSQIYNMAIEKVKSASRSTDTVIFNDDKDILVILPFTNSQGAEIVVNKINDNLVQGLKALNVPSDYFYIVYTTFPQDGKNFQAVMEKALKKVEDKIMLEKITNISLNKLDHARKTYRKFN; from the coding sequence ATGGATGGAACAATTTTACTTATAGACTATTCTGAATACGAAAGGGAAAAAATTAAAATTACCTTTGATAATTTCGGTGAATTTCAGTTTATTGAAGTAGAAAATATCAATAAATACAAACAAATCAGCGAGAATTTACCTGATTTGTCTCTTATAATTATTGACATTTCATTTCCTTCTGAGAGAGAAGGTTTTGAAGTTATTTCTTCACTTAGGAAAAACTCTTCAACAGCTAATACGCCCATCATAATTGTAACTAAATCTGACAATATACAATATAAAGATCATGCACTTAAATTCAATGTTAGTGACTTCATTATCAAGCCTTATCCGCCTAAGCGTTTGGAAAATTCGATAAAAAGCACTTTAAAAATAGATAATAAATTTAGATATAATTTGGGCAGTGTCAATGTTATTACTATGTCAGTGGAAGATTATATTGCTAAAGAATTTAAGATAGCTTCAAGAGCAAACCAAAGCCTGTCAATAGTATTTATAACCCATATAGATATAAATAAACCGTCTTCTGAAGACCCTAGGATAATATCTTCAGAACAGAAATCACAAATATATAATATGGCAATTGAAAAAGTAAAATCGGCATCAAGGTCTACCGATACCGTTATTTTCAATGATGATAAAGATATATTGGTGATACTGCCCTTCACAAACTCGCAGGGGGCTGAAATAGTTGTAAACAAAATAAACGACAATTTAGTTCAAGGTTTAAAAGCACTAAATGTACCTTCCGATTACTTTTACATTGTTTATACAACTTTTCCTCAGGACGGTAAGAATTTCCAAGCCGTTATGGAAAAGGCATTAAAAAAAGTCGAAGATAAAATTATGCTTGAAAAAATAACCAATATAAGCTTAAATAAACTTGATCATGCAAGGAAAACCTATCGTAAGTTTAACTAG